A single Oncorhynchus tshawytscha isolate Ot180627B linkage group LG01, Otsh_v2.0, whole genome shotgun sequence DNA region contains:
- the LOC112241089 gene encoding leupaxin isoform X1, translating to MDELDLILEELAFNLAGPESATQKKESDTANTNGQVSKVCPVGLLPKNEIETDSTNAYSELPAPMEAGLLSPCSATRELDSIMEDLLFGLEMRLPDPPPPSTPPPLVQKSVKKNHVGEKKEKEDTQAKQESTNSPKSSDLERKASTQRKTDAIDDLLGGLSCDMEKMGVRTVAKGHCASCGKVIVGKMITALGQVWHPEHFVCVECQAELGTSGFFEREGKAYCEKDYQHLFSPRCGYCKGPILQNILTAMDRTWHPEHFFCSHCGELFGAEGFLEKDGKPYCHRDFYHLFAPKCSGCGDPVRENYLTAANGTWHPNCFVCSDCLKPFNDGCFLELDGRPLCSLHFHSRQGTLCGGCGEPISGRCISALERKFHPEHFVCAFCLRKLSQGVFKEQAGKPYCSACHTKLFV from the exons ATGGATGAGCTGG ATCTTATCCTAGAAGAGCTGGCTTTCAACTTAGCTGGTCCAGAGTCAGCTACTCAGAAGAAAGAAAGTGATACAGCCAACACAAATGGACAG GTCTCAAAGGTGTGTCCTGTTGGTCTCCTTCCAAAGAACGAAATTGAGACAGATAGCACCAATGCATACAG tgagtTACCAGCTCCAATGGAAGCCGGTCTGCTGAGTCCTTGCTCTGCTACCAGAGAGCTGGACTCCATAATGGAGGATTTGCTGTTTGGCCTGGAGATGAGG CTCCcagaccctcctcctccctcaaccCCACCACCACTTGTCCAGAAGTCAGTCAAAAAGAACCATGttggagaaaagaaagaaaaggaggACACCCAAGCGAAACAGGAGAGCACCAACAGTCCTAAGTCTTCTGATCTGGAGCGCAAGGCATCAACACAGAGAAAAACGGACGCCATAGATGACCTTCTGGGAGGCTTGAGCTGTGATATGGAGAAGATGGGTGTACGAACGGTGGCGAAGGGCCACTGTGCTTCCTGTGGCAAGGTCATTGTGGGAAAG ATGATCACAGCCCTGGGCCAGGTGTGGCACCCAGAACACTTTGTTTGTGTGGAGTGTCAGGCTGAGCTGGGGACTAGTGGCTTCtttgagagggaggggaaggcgTACTGTGAGAAAGACTACCAGCATCTCTTTTCACCTCGCTGTGGTTACTGCAAGGGTCCCATTCTGCAG AACATCCTGACAGCGATGGACCGCACCTGGCACCCTGAGCACTTCTTCTGTTCCCATTGTGGGGAGCTCTTTGGGGCTGAAG GTTTTCTGGAGAAGGACGGGAAGCCGTACTGCCACAGAGACTTTTACCATCTTTTTGCTCCAAAGTGCTCTGGTTGTGGAGACCCTGTGAGAGAGAACTACCTGACTGCAGCCAACGGCACCTGGCATCCCAACTGCTTCGTCTGCTCA gaCTGTCTGAAGCCCTTCAACGATGGTTGTTTCCTGGAGCTGGATGGTCGTCCCCTGTGCTCTCTGCACTTCCACTCCCGACAGGGTACACTGTGTGGGGGCTGTGGAGAGCCCATCTCTGGCCGCTGCATCTCTGCTTTGGAGCGCAAGTTCCACCCTGAGCACTTTGTGTGTGCCTTCTGTCTGCGTAAACTCAGCCAGGGGGTGTTCAAGGAGCAGGCAGGGAAACCCTACTGCTCAGCCTGCCACACCAAACTGTTTGTGTGA
- the LOC112241089 gene encoding leupaxin isoform X2 has protein sequence MEAGLLSPCSATRELDSIMEDLLFGLEMRLPDPPPPSTPPPLVQKSVKKNHVGEKKEKEDTQAKQESTNSPKSSDLERKASTQRKTDAIDDLLGGLSCDMEKMGVRTVAKGHCASCGKVIVGKMITALGQVWHPEHFVCVECQAELGTSGFFEREGKAYCEKDYQHLFSPRCGYCKGPILQNILTAMDRTWHPEHFFCSHCGELFGAEGFLEKDGKPYCHRDFYHLFAPKCSGCGDPVRENYLTAANGTWHPNCFVCSDCLKPFNDGCFLELDGRPLCSLHFHSRQGTLCGGCGEPISGRCISALERKFHPEHFVCAFCLRKLSQGVFKEQAGKPYCSACHTKLFV, from the exons ATGGAAGCCGGTCTGCTGAGTCCTTGCTCTGCTACCAGAGAGCTGGACTCCATAATGGAGGATTTGCTGTTTGGCCTGGAGATGAGG CTCCcagaccctcctcctccctcaaccCCACCACCACTTGTCCAGAAGTCAGTCAAAAAGAACCATGttggagaaaagaaagaaaaggaggACACCCAAGCGAAACAGGAGAGCACCAACAGTCCTAAGTCTTCTGATCTGGAGCGCAAGGCATCAACACAGAGAAAAACGGACGCCATAGATGACCTTCTGGGAGGCTTGAGCTGTGATATGGAGAAGATGGGTGTACGAACGGTGGCGAAGGGCCACTGTGCTTCCTGTGGCAAGGTCATTGTGGGAAAG ATGATCACAGCCCTGGGCCAGGTGTGGCACCCAGAACACTTTGTTTGTGTGGAGTGTCAGGCTGAGCTGGGGACTAGTGGCTTCtttgagagggaggggaaggcgTACTGTGAGAAAGACTACCAGCATCTCTTTTCACCTCGCTGTGGTTACTGCAAGGGTCCCATTCTGCAG AACATCCTGACAGCGATGGACCGCACCTGGCACCCTGAGCACTTCTTCTGTTCCCATTGTGGGGAGCTCTTTGGGGCTGAAG GTTTTCTGGAGAAGGACGGGAAGCCGTACTGCCACAGAGACTTTTACCATCTTTTTGCTCCAAAGTGCTCTGGTTGTGGAGACCCTGTGAGAGAGAACTACCTGACTGCAGCCAACGGCACCTGGCATCCCAACTGCTTCGTCTGCTCA gaCTGTCTGAAGCCCTTCAACGATGGTTGTTTCCTGGAGCTGGATGGTCGTCCCCTGTGCTCTCTGCACTTCCACTCCCGACAGGGTACACTGTGTGGGGGCTGTGGAGAGCCCATCTCTGGCCGCTGCATCTCTGCTTTGGAGCGCAAGTTCCACCCTGAGCACTTTGTGTGTGCCTTCTGTCTGCGTAAACTCAGCCAGGGGGTGTTCAAGGAGCAGGCAGGGAAACCCTACTGCTCAGCCTGCCACACCAAACTGTTTGTGTGA